In the genome of Bradyrhizobium sp. CB3481, the window GCCATCTTTCAGCGTTCCACCATGTCCGCTCCTGGGCGCACTTTTCGCTCGGAGAGTACGATATCGCGGTCGAGTTCGCCCGGCGGGCAACCAGGCAACCTAACGTCACCTATCAGGCCTTTGCGACGCTTGCCTCTTCGCTTGGCCTGCTCGGTGACGCTACACAGGCGAAAGCGGCGGCTGCCGAGCTTGCGCAGCGCAAGCCGAACTACAGCGCCGCAACGGCACGGCAGGAATTCTTCTTTTGCAACGATGCCGGCTTCATCGACCGCTTCGTCGAAGGGCTGCGCGTGGCCGGCATACCGAAAGCCGGGCGAAGCGCGGCCCCATGATCACGGCTGCGGGCCGGACAGGTTCATTTCTCGCTCGGCCCGGAACACGTTGCTGTAAAGATTTGCAATCCACTGACGCCCCCTTGAGGTGACGTTGAGATAGCGTATGGCTGTCTGGATCTGCGGCGCCACGTTGTTCCAGTAGAACTGCGGATACTTGTAAACGACATCGGCCGGCGTCTCGTAGCCGAGTTGCTTGGTCAGGCCGATCTCGAGGAATTCATAGAACAGCGCGTTCGATTTTTTCAGGTAGTTGGGGTCGCCGAGCTGCCCGATGAGGTCGGCCGCACGCAGCAGCAATCCTTCCTCATCGACCAGATCGTCGCCTGAGGTTTCCGGGTAGGGAAAGCGGGTATATTCGATCGCCCTGGCAATCCGGCTGGCGTCGACCTCTTCAGTGTCGAGGCGTTCGAAGACGAACAGCTTTGAGCGGTCCACATGGTAGGGCGCCAGCGACGCATCGGACGAGCCTCTCGGCAGGCGAATGGTTCGGCCGCTGAGATCTGCGACATAGGACTCGCCGTCATCTCCCTGAACCGTTCCTCTGACATATCCGATGTCGTGGGTCAGGCACGCCAGGATGAAATTGGCGTAGTCGTCGGGCGTCGTTGGCCGCAGCACCGCCCGTCCCATCAGGATGTCGTGGCCGGCCAAGGTGACGAGCAGGGTATGCTCGACGTTGTGATAAAGCGCATCGCTGTTGCCGATGCATTCCAGCGTGAGGCGGGCGGCATAGGGCAAGAACTCGGCCAAGCGGGCTTGAGAGGCGCCGAATCGGCTCTTGGTTTCCAAGGTGAGAAACGATCCGAGGGCTTGCGCTACCAGTTCCGGAATTGTGATCATCTGAACCCCCATATCGGCGTACGACGTCGCGAGTTAGGGTAGGTATCGGGGAGGATGATAGCACGCCGTCGCCGATCCGCGCGCGTCCCGGCGTCGTGATTTCAGTGTGACCGACGCCCGGCCGGATGCTTCCGAACCCGCACCGTGAGCGCTAAAATCAAGATTATCTGCAGATTATCTGAATATTGGCTCTAAGCGCCGAAAGCCGGGCTGCGCCATGCTGGCGGCATGAAACGACGCGATTTCATTGCATTGATGGGGGCTGCGCTCGCCTGTCCGGCCGCCGCGCTGGCGCAGAACCAGGCGCGGGTCTATCGCATCTACTGGCTTTCCACGCAGGCCCAGCCCGATCCGTTCCTGGATGGGTTTCGGGAGGGATTGCGCGCGAAGGGCTATGTCGAGGGCAGGAACGTCGTCCTTGAACTGCATTATGCGATCGGTAATCCGCAGGCGTTGCGCGAAGTGGCTTCCGAACTCAGGCGCGGCAAGGTCGACCTGGCGGTATCGAGCGGCCCGGCGACACGGGCGATGACGGCGGTCGCGGAAGTGCCTGTCCTGTTTGCCCTGAGCGGCGACCCGGTGGAACTGGGTCTCGTCAAGAGCCTGGGTGAGCCGGGCGGCAATTTCACCGGCTCGACCTTTCTGTCGCTGGATCTGGCAGGGAAACGGGTGGAGCTGTTGAAGGAGGTGCTTCCGAACCTGCGCAAGCTTGCGGTGTTTTCGAACGCCAATCATCCGGGCGAGCAGTCGGAATGGCGCGCGACCAGGGAGGCTGCGCAAAAGCTCGGGGTCGAGCCGATTTACGTTCCTTTCTCCGGCGCAAGCGAGTTCGACAGCCCACTCGAGAAAGTAGGGCAGGTGCATGCGGACGCGCTGCTGGTCTTCCCGGACGTTCTCACGATGGTGCACCGGGCCAAGATCGCTGACTTCGCGATGGCGCATCGGCTGCCTTCGATGTTCGGCTGGAGCGAATATTGCGACGCCGGCGGATTGTTGAGCTATGGCGCCAACCAGCGCGCGACGTATTTCTGGCTCGCGACTTACGCCGACCGGATCCTGCGCGGCGAAAAGCCTGCGGATCTCCCGGTGTTCCAGCCCACCAGATTTGAACTGGTGGTGAATCTAAGAACCGCCCAGCGGCTTGGCATTGACCTCGACAAATCCTCCATCCTGTTTCGCGCCAATCGGGTGATCGAATGAGACGGGCACGTCCGATATTGGTGTGCGGCTTGTGTTGTAGGACCTTCCTCAGGTGACCCGTCCGCGCCGCTCCCTATTCTTCAAATATTTCATCACACTGTTTGTCGCGGTGGTGGTGCCCCTCGTGCTTGGCGCGATCACCGAAGCGTGGTTCGCCTTTCGGGACAATCGGCTCTATCTCAACGAGATCCTTCAGGTCGAGGCGCGTTCGGCCGCCGACCGTATCCAGGCGTTCACCGATGGAATTCGCGATCAGCTCGGTTGGGTCGTGCAGTTTCCCTGGACGGAAGGTGAGGACGATCGGCGCCGGATCGATGGATTACGCTTGCTGCAGCAGGTGCCGGCGGTCGTTTCGCTCTCGATGATCGATCCGAGTGGCATCGAACGCGTCTTCGTCTCACGCGTCAGCATGAACCGAGCCGGCCGCGGCTCCGATATGTCGGCCGACCCTCCGGTGGCCGGCGCACGTGCCAACCGGGTATGGTATGGACCGGTTCACTATCGTCGCGATTCCGAGCCTTATATGCAGATCGCGGTCGCGGGCAACCGCGCTGCCGCCGGCGTCGTGGTGGCCGATATCAACCTGAAACTGATCTGGGACATCATCGCGGCAATAAAGATCGGCGACACCGGTCATGCCCTTGTGCTCGATGACGCGGGGCGCCTGATTGCCCATCCCGACATCAGCCTGGTTCTGCGCAGCGGAGCAGGGGCAGGCGACCTCAGCCGGCTGAAGT includes:
- a CDS encoding ABC transporter substrate-binding protein; protein product: MKRRDFIALMGAALACPAAALAQNQARVYRIYWLSTQAQPDPFLDGFREGLRAKGYVEGRNVVLELHYAIGNPQALREVASELRRGKVDLAVSSGPATRAMTAVAEVPVLFALSGDPVELGLVKSLGEPGGNFTGSTFLSLDLAGKRVELLKEVLPNLRKLAVFSNANHPGEQSEWRATREAAQKLGVEPIYVPFSGASEFDSPLEKVGQVHADALLVFPDVLTMVHRAKIADFAMAHRLPSMFGWSEYCDAGGLLSYGANQRATYFWLATYADRILRGEKPADLPVFQPTRFELVVNLRTAQRLGIDLDKSSILFRANRVIE
- a CDS encoding metal-dependent phosphohydrolase, whose translation is MITIPELVAQALGSFLTLETKSRFGASQARLAEFLPYAARLTLECIGNSDALYHNVEHTLLVTLAGHDILMGRAVLRPTTPDDYANFILACLTHDIGYVRGTVQGDDGESYVADLSGRTIRLPRGSSDASLAPYHVDRSKLFVFERLDTEEVDASRIARAIEYTRFPYPETSGDDLVDEEGLLLRAADLIGQLGDPNYLKKSNALFYEFLEIGLTKQLGYETPADVVYKYPQFYWNNVAPQIQTAIRYLNVTSRGRQWIANLYSNVFRAEREMNLSGPQP